One genomic region from Panthera tigris isolate Pti1 chromosome D1, P.tigris_Pti1_mat1.1, whole genome shotgun sequence encodes:
- the LOC102971208 gene encoding olfactory receptor 10A4: protein MMWGNWTIVSEFVLVSFSTLSSELQALLFLLFLTVYLVTLMGNILIILVTTADSALQNPMYFFLRNLSFLEIGFNLVIVPKMLGTLIIQDTTISFLGCASQMYFFFFFGAAECCLLATMAYDRYVAICDPLRYPIIMSRKACAQLAAASWFSGFPVATVQTTWIFSFPFCGPNRVNHFFCDSPPVIALVCADTSLFELEALTATVLFILFPFLLILGSYVRILSTIFRMPSAEGKRKAFSTCSSHLLVVSLFYSTAILTYFRPRSSTSPESKKLLSLSYTVVTPLLNPIIYSLRNSEVKSALRRVILRTLGPQKL from the coding sequence ATGATGTGGGGAAACTGGACAATTGTCAGTGAGTTTGTCCTTGTGAGTTTTTCAACCTTATCCTCTGAGCTACAAGCTctcctatttctcctttttttgacTGTTTACCTGGTTACTCTAATGGGCAATATTCTCATCATCCTGGTCACTACAGCTGACTCTGCTCTACAAAATCCTATGTACTTCTTCCTCAGGAACTTGTCCTTCCTGGAGATAGGCTTCAACTTGGTCATTGTGCCCAAGATGCTGGGGACTCTGATCATCCAAGACACAACCATATCTTTCCTTGGCTGTGCCTCtcagatgtatttctttttcttctttggggcTGCTGAGTGTTGCCTCCTGGCCACAATGGCatatgaccgctatgtggccatctgtgaCCCTTTGCGCTACCCAATCATTATGAGCCGCAAGGCCTGTGCCCAGCTAGCAGCTGCCTCTTGGTTCTCAGGGTTTCCAGTGGCCACCGTGCAAACCACATGGATTTTCAGCTTCCCTTTTTGTGGCCCCAACAGAGTGAACCACTTCTTTTGTGACAGCCCCCCTGTCATTGCACTGGTCTGTGCTGATACCTCTCTGTTTGAACTGGAGGCTCTGACAGCCACTGTCTTATtcatcctctttcctttcttgctgATCCTGGGATCCTATGTCCGCATTCTTTCCACTATCTTCAGGATGCCCTCAGCTGAGGGGAAACGCAAGGCCTTCTCCACCTGTTCCTCCCACCTTCTGGTTGTGTCCCTCTTCTACAGCACTGCCATCCTCACATACTTCCGACCCCGGTCCAGCACCTCTCCTGAGAGCAAGAAGCTGTTGTCGCTCTCCTACACAGTAGTGACTCCCCTGTTGAACCCCATCATCTACAGCCTAAGGAACAGTGAAGTGAAGTCTGCACTGAGGCGAGTCATCCTCAGGACCCTGGGCCCTCAGAAACTATGA